One segment of Thamnophis elegans isolate rThaEle1 chromosome 16, rThaEle1.pri, whole genome shotgun sequence DNA contains the following:
- the ANGPTL2 gene encoding angiopoietin-related protein 2, with the protein MKAVVCWLLMAAVGINAQKPEGVESRVAGGTREFVYGHRYRRSSEAQEKCTYTFIVPQQKVTGAICVNSKEPDAILLENRVNKQEVDLLNHELLKQKRQIETLQQLVEVDGGIVSEVKLLRKESRNMNSRVTQLYMQLLHEIIRKRDNALELSQLENRILNQTADMLQLANKYKDLEHKYQTLVTIANNQSTVIAQLEEHCQRTPGLKTVLQPQQPPNRVYQPPTYNRITNQISTNEIQSDQNLKALPPSLPTMPPVTSVPTSTDKPSGPWRDCLQALEDGHGTSSIYLVKPENANRLMQVWCDQRQDPGGWTVIQRRLDGSVNFFRNWETYKQGFGNIDGEYWLGLENIYWLTNQGNYKLLVTMEDWSGRKVFAEYASFRLEPESEFYKLRVGRYNGNAGDSFTWHNGKQFTTLDRDHDVYTGNCAHYQKGGWWYNACAHSNLNGVWYRGGHYRSRYQDGVYWAEFRGGSYSLKKVVMMIRPNPNTFH; encoded by the exons ATGAAGGCAGTGGTTTGCTGGCTGCTAATGGCCGCCGTGGGAATCAACGCTCAGAAGCCCGAAGGTGTCGAAAGCCGTGTGGCAGGAGGGACGCGAGAATTCGTTTACGGACACCGATACAGGCGCTCCAGCGAGGCGCAGGAGAAATGCACCTACACATTCATTGTCCCACAGCAAAAGGTAACTGGGGCCATTTGCGTGAACTCCAAGGAACCGGATGCCATCCTCCTAGAGAACAGGGTCAACAAGCAAGAGGTGGACCTTCTCAACCACGAGCTCCTGAAGCAGAAGAGGCAGATAGAGACCCTGCAGCAGCTGGTGGAGGTGGACGGCGGCATCGTCAGCGAGGTCAAGCTGCTGCGGAAAGAGAGCCGCAACATGAATTCCCGCGTCACCCAGCTGTACATGCAGCTGCTGCACGAGATCATCCGGAAGCGGGACAACGCACTGGAGCTCTCCCAGCTGGAGAACAGGATCTTGAACCAGACAGCCGATATGCTGCAGCTGGCTAATAAGTATAAGGACCTGGAGCACAAGTACCAAACCCTGGTCACCATCGCCAATAATCAATCGACAGTGATCGCCCAGCTGGAAGAGCACTGCCAAAGAACGCCGGGCCTCAAGACGGTCCTCCAGCCGCAGCAGCCGCCGAATCGCGTCTACCAGCCGCCCACGTACAATCGCATCACCAACCAAATATCCACCAACGAAATACAGAGCGACCAGAATTTGAAGGCTCTGCCGCCAAGCCTCCCGACTATGCCACCCGTCACCAGCGTCCCAACTTCGACCGACAAGCCGTCAG GTCCTTGGCGAGACTGTTTACAAGCTCTAGAAGACGGCCACGGGACCAGCTCCATCTATCTTGTCAAACCTGAAAACGCCAACCGACTGATGCAGGTCTGGTGCGATCAGCGTCAAGACCCCGGCGGCTGGACCGTAATTCAAAGGCGTTTGGATGGCTCGGTTAATTTCTTCAGGAACTGGGAAACGTATAAG CAAGGGTTTGGTAACATCGATGGAGAGTACTGGCTGGGGTTGGAAAACATTTACTGGCTGACCAACCAAGGCAACTACAAGTTGTTGGTAACCATGGAGGACTGGTCGGGACGCAAAGTTTTCGCGGAATACGCCAGCTTCCGTCTAGAGCCGGAAAGTGAATTCTATAAGTTGCGAGTGGGGCGATACAACGGGAATGCAGGAGATTCCTTTACGTGGCACAACGGAAAACAATTCACCACACTGGATAGAGACCATGATGTATACACAG GCAACTGCGCCCACTATCAAAAAGGGGGCTGGTGGTACAACGCCTGCGCACACTCAAACCTCAATGGCGTCTGGTACCGAGGAGGCCATTACCGGAGTCGCTATCAAGATGGAGTCTATTGGGCCGAATTCCGGGGAGGATCGTATTCCCTGAAAAAAGTGGTGATGATGATTAGGCCGAATCCTAACACGTTCCACTGA